One genomic segment of Linepithema humile isolate Giens D197 chromosome 5, Lhum_UNIL_v1.0, whole genome shotgun sequence includes these proteins:
- the LOC137000241 gene encoding uncharacterized protein: MLKPTPTPKPTPTPTPTPSSTPTPTLTLTSTPTPIKYTRPNESSFRSTPLLSVAYDGWQPLRLWLRLRLRLRLRLWLRQGLPATVAAAATAGAYECGCGYGWARLHSYGPLYNSSLMLDISDLLKNGPAATPMSMIKFADASTPAPSPKRTPAPNAVVYANAKTYANAKAYANTNSYAIVNAHAHADANVNTNANKIYEA, translated from the exons atgctaaaacctacgccaacgccaaagcctacgccaacaccaactcctacgccatcgtcaacgcccacgcccacgctgacgctaacgtcaacaccaacgccaataaaatatacgaggcctaacgaatcatctttcag atcaactccgctcttgtccgttgcgtatgatggatggcaaccgctacggctatggctacggctgcggctacggttacggctacggctatggctacggcaagggctgccggcaacggttgcggctgcggctacggctggtgcctacgaatgcggctgcggctacggttgggctaggctacatagctacgggccactctataattcgtcgctaatgctggacattagcgacttattgaagaatggccctgcggccacgcctatgtcaatgatcaagtttgcggacgcgtctacgcccgcgccgtcgccaaagcgcacgccagcccccaacgccgtagtctacgctaatgctaaaacctacgccaacgccaaagcctacgccaacaccaactcctacgccatcgtcaacgcccacgcccacgctgacgctaacgtcaacaccaacgccaataaaatatacgaggcctaa